The following are from one region of the Phycisphaeraceae bacterium genome:
- a CDS encoding MBL fold metallo-hydrolase, with the protein MSGWSWRMLRCGRFKLDGGAMFGVLPKPVWTRLVQPDERNRIPLQCNSLLLERDGQLVLVEVGIGDKTPDKLRDIYELERRSVLDALREADCRPEDIGHVVVTHLHFDHAGGLTRLARPGESGDPKRPPLAFPNAKVVSQLVEWEDAKANRSTMHATYLPDHLTPEVAERLVLVDGKAPPTSDREGLPAPDRWFEFTEVLPGIEVFRVPGHTWGQQAVKIACDDGRTLVYVPDVMPTAWHASPTANMAYDVEPYVSMLQRRALLDLAAANGWLLCLDHEPGEAAVFLVSPDPDKPGKHLLTPQG; encoded by the coding sequence ATGAGCGGATGGTCCTGGCGAATGCTGCGCTGCGGCAGGTTCAAACTCGACGGCGGCGCGATGTTCGGCGTCCTGCCCAAGCCGGTCTGGACGCGACTGGTCCAGCCCGACGAGCGCAATCGCATCCCCCTGCAGTGCAACTCGTTGCTCCTGGAGCGGGATGGGCAGCTCGTGCTCGTCGAGGTGGGCATCGGCGACAAGACGCCCGACAAACTGCGCGACATCTACGAGCTGGAGCGTCGGTCGGTGCTCGACGCGCTGCGTGAGGCCGATTGCCGCCCGGAGGACATCGGGCATGTCGTCGTGACGCACCTGCACTTCGACCACGCCGGGGGGCTGACCCGGCTGGCGCGTCCGGGCGAATCGGGCGACCCGAAACGCCCTCCCCTGGCGTTCCCGAACGCGAAGGTCGTGAGCCAGCTCGTGGAGTGGGAAGACGCGAAGGCGAACCGCTCGACGATGCACGCGACCTACCTGCCCGACCACCTGACGCCCGAGGTAGCGGAGCGCCTGGTGCTCGTGGACGGCAAAGCGCCCCCGACCAGCGACCGGGAGGGCCTGCCGGCGCCCGACCGGTGGTTCGAGTTCACGGAGGTCCTGCCCGGGATCGAGGTCTTTCGCGTGCCGGGCCACACCTGGGGCCAGCAGGCGGTCAAGATCGCGTGCGACGACGGGCGGACGCTGGTCTATGTCCCCGATGTCATGCCCACGGCGTGGCACGCCTCGCCCACGGCCAACATGGCCTACGACGTCGAGCCGTATGTCTCGATGCTGCAGCGCCGGGCCCTGCTCGACCTTGCGGCCGCCAACGGGTGGCTGCTCTGCCTCGACCACGAACCGGGGGAAGCGGCGGTGTTCCTCGTAAGTCCTGATCCCGACAAGCCGGGGAAGCACCTCCTGACGCCGCAGGGCTGA
- the gyrA gene encoding DNA gyrase subunit A, translated as MSELPPSVPESVDPDPFRGLVVDLNIERELKDSYLTYAMSTIMDRALPDVRDGLKPSQRRILVAMHDLNLGPRAKHRKCAKICGDVSGNYHPHGEAVIYPTLVRFAQEWVMRTPLVNKQGNFGSIDGDPPAAMRYTEARMSEAAGEMLADLELGTVDFQDNYDGTTTEPVVLPARLPNLLVNGSTGIAVGMACSIPPHNLGEVLDAVVALIDNPELSLQELLQIIPGPDFPTGGVILGRRGIVEAYATGRGRVTVRGEVQVEPLPGSRDRQQVVITSLPYQLTGSALMHKISDAVNEERIKGISEARNEADMKNPVRIVCELRKGVDPAVVEQQLYQFTPLQQTFSIINIALAGRRPMTLSLREMIQHYIDHRVEVIRRRTAFLLREAQKKAHILEGLVYAVCDIDEVIRIIRASASREDAIQALMDRKFRIPPGHPFAPKIPARLMRTLEVAGGGMLTRVQAEAIGAMRLIQLVGLEIERLVADYTKLVEQIEDYEHILANQSRVFAIIKDDCADMKSRFANERRTSIEEHEGDIDFADLIEQKDVVVTISHEGYVKRVALDTYRQQGRGGVGIMASDSKDEDFIEHVFVASTHDDLLVFTNTGRVFTIKVYELPEMSRQSKGRALVNLLELREGEKGRAFLTIHDFEKSSDYLAFVSAQGVVKRTALKEYKNVNRTGIIAVGLKDGDRLLDVVLTKGDDDLLLATSGGMSIRFNEQDARLMGRSAAGVKGIELRADDEVVGVAPIRMTTGPDGARATIDPEMYLLTITEGGYGKRTPVDEYLVQPEDGPARAQSRGGKGRIDIRTGGDSGKAAVSLWVKPGDDVVVVSEQGMLVRVPADTIRETGRGTKGVRVVRVRDDDRVVAAARVPGNDAQPPSDGAAGPGGPESPGA; from the coding sequence ATGTCCGAGCTGCCCCCCAGCGTGCCCGAATCCGTCGACCCAGACCCCTTCCGCGGGCTCGTGGTCGACCTCAACATCGAGCGCGAGCTGAAGGACTCGTACCTCACCTACGCGATGAGCACGATCATGGACCGGGCGCTGCCCGATGTCCGCGACGGGCTCAAGCCCTCGCAGCGGCGCATCCTCGTCGCGATGCACGACCTCAACCTCGGGCCACGCGCCAAGCACCGTAAGTGCGCGAAGATCTGCGGCGACGTGTCGGGCAACTATCACCCCCACGGCGAGGCGGTCATCTATCCCACCCTCGTGCGCTTCGCCCAGGAGTGGGTCATGCGCACCCCCCTGGTCAACAAGCAGGGCAACTTCGGCTCCATCGACGGCGACCCCCCGGCCGCGATGCGATACACCGAGGCGCGCATGAGCGAGGCCGCCGGCGAGATGCTCGCCGACCTCGAGCTGGGCACCGTCGACTTCCAGGACAACTACGACGGCACGACGACCGAGCCCGTCGTGCTCCCGGCGCGCCTTCCGAACCTGCTCGTCAACGGGTCGACCGGCATCGCCGTCGGCATGGCGTGCTCGATCCCGCCCCACAACCTGGGCGAGGTGCTCGACGCGGTGGTGGCGCTCATCGACAACCCCGAGCTGTCGCTGCAGGAGCTGCTCCAGATCATCCCCGGGCCTGACTTCCCCACGGGCGGCGTGATCCTCGGCCGTCGGGGCATCGTCGAGGCCTACGCGACCGGCCGTGGTCGCGTCACGGTGCGAGGCGAGGTGCAGGTCGAGCCCCTGCCCGGCTCGCGCGATCGCCAGCAGGTGGTCATCACCTCGCTGCCCTACCAGCTCACCGGGTCGGCGCTGATGCACAAGATCAGCGACGCGGTCAACGAGGAGCGGATCAAGGGCATCAGCGAGGCGCGCAACGAGGCGGACATGAAGAACCCGGTGCGCATCGTCTGCGAGCTGCGCAAGGGCGTCGACCCGGCGGTCGTCGAACAGCAGCTGTACCAGTTCACGCCGCTGCAGCAGACCTTCTCGATCATCAACATCGCGCTGGCCGGGCGCCGCCCGATGACGCTCTCGCTGCGCGAGATGATCCAGCACTACATCGATCATCGCGTCGAGGTGATCCGCCGGCGCACGGCCTTCCTCCTGCGAGAGGCCCAGAAGAAGGCGCACATCCTCGAGGGCCTGGTCTACGCGGTCTGCGACATCGACGAGGTGATCCGCATCATCCGCGCCTCCGCGTCGCGCGAGGACGCGATCCAGGCGCTGATGGACCGCAAGTTCCGCATCCCGCCCGGGCACCCCTTCGCGCCGAAGATCCCTGCCCGGCTCATGCGCACGCTCGAGGTCGCTGGCGGCGGCATGCTCACGCGCGTGCAGGCCGAGGCGATCGGCGCCATGCGACTGATCCAGCTCGTCGGCCTCGAGATCGAGCGGCTGGTCGCCGACTACACGAAGCTCGTCGAGCAGATCGAGGACTACGAGCACATCCTCGCCAACCAGAGCCGCGTGTTCGCGATCATCAAGGACGACTGCGCCGACATGAAGTCGCGCTTCGCCAACGAGCGCCGCACGAGCATCGAGGAGCACGAGGGCGACATCGACTTCGCCGACCTCATCGAGCAGAAGGACGTCGTCGTCACCATCTCCCACGAGGGCTATGTCAAGCGCGTCGCGCTCGACACCTACCGCCAGCAGGGTCGCGGCGGGGTGGGGATCATGGCGTCCGACAGCAAGGACGAGGACTTCATCGAGCACGTCTTCGTCGCCAGCACGCACGACGACCTGCTGGTGTTCACGAACACCGGGCGCGTGTTCACCATCAAGGTCTACGAGCTGCCCGAGATGTCTCGCCAGAGCAAGGGCCGGGCGCTCGTCAACCTGCTCGAGCTGCGCGAGGGCGAGAAGGGGCGCGCGTTCCTCACGATCCACGATTTCGAGAAGAGCAGCGACTACCTCGCGTTCGTCTCGGCGCAGGGCGTCGTGAAGCGCACGGCGCTCAAGGAATACAAGAACGTCAACCGCACCGGCATCATCGCGGTGGGACTGAAGGACGGCGACCGCCTGCTCGACGTCGTGCTCACCAAGGGCGACGACGACCTGCTGCTCGCGACGAGCGGGGGCATGTCGATCCGCTTCAACGAGCAGGACGCGCGGCTCATGGGGCGCTCCGCCGCCGGCGTCAAGGGCATCGAACTGCGCGCCGACGACGAGGTCGTAGGCGTCGCGCCGATCCGCATGACCACCGGCCCCGACGGGGCGCGTGCCACGATCGACCCCGAGATGTACCTTCTCACCATCACCGAGGGCGGCTACGGCAAGCGCACCCCGGTCGACGAGTATCTCGTCCAGCCCGAGGACGGCCCGGCGCGCGCGCAGTCGCGAGGCGGGAAGGGGCGCATCGACATCCGCACCGGGGGCGACAGCGGCAAGGCCGCGGTCTCGCTGTGGGTCAAGCCGGGCGACGACGTCGTGGTCGTGTCCGAGCAGGGCATGCTCGTGCGCGTCCCGGCCGACACGATCCGCGAGACCGGTCGCGGCACCAAGGGCGTGCGTGTCGTGCGTGTGCGCGACGACGATCGCGTGGTCGCCGCCGCCCGCGTGCCGGGCAACGACGCGCAGCCCCCCTCGGACGGCGCTGCAGGGCCCGGCGGGCCCGAGTCCCCCGGCGCGTAA